In Thermosynechococcus sichuanensis E542, a single genomic region encodes these proteins:
- a CDS encoding cysteine desulfurase family protein, with protein sequence MQLYFDYGATTPCRAEAIAAMVAAYEQQWGNPSSIHEWGQRAAIALEQARMQVAALIHAQADEIIFTSGGTEADNLALWGVCQRYRQPQHLIISAVEHSAVAKPAAALEAQGWQVTRLPVNHWGQVEPAQLRQALQPNTVLVSIIYGQSEVGTLQPIAELAAICQEAGVLFHTDAVQVAGRVPLDVQRLGVDLLSLSSHKIYGPQGAGALYVRSGVPLEPLLRGGGQELGLRAGTQAVPTLVGFGVAAEWAATELETEPVRLGQLRDRLWQQLQDHPQVERTGHPWQRLPHHLSLIVRDRHGQPLNGKTFVRQLNLAGIGISAGSACQSGQTQPSPTLLAMGYDPETAKAGIRITLGRETTAADVDWLAMVLRQYLAEAIAPPLAVSIS encoded by the coding sequence ATGCAACTGTATTTCGACTATGGTGCGACAACCCCCTGTCGAGCAGAGGCTATTGCAGCGATGGTAGCGGCCTATGAACAGCAGTGGGGCAATCCATCGAGTATCCATGAGTGGGGGCAACGTGCGGCGATCGCCCTTGAGCAGGCACGGATGCAGGTGGCGGCACTGATTCATGCTCAAGCAGATGAGATTATCTTTACCTCTGGGGGTACAGAAGCGGATAATCTTGCCCTGTGGGGCGTCTGCCAACGCTACCGTCAGCCCCAGCATTTAATCATTTCGGCAGTCGAGCATTCAGCGGTGGCCAAGCCGGCGGCTGCCCTTGAGGCTCAAGGCTGGCAAGTGACCCGCTTACCCGTCAATCACTGGGGACAGGTGGAACCCGCCCAACTGCGGCAGGCGCTGCAACCAAACACGGTCTTGGTTTCGATCATCTATGGCCAGAGTGAGGTGGGCACGCTCCAACCCATTGCTGAACTTGCCGCCATTTGTCAAGAGGCAGGGGTGCTGTTCCATACGGATGCGGTTCAAGTGGCGGGACGGGTTCCCTTGGATGTGCAACGGCTAGGGGTGGATTTACTATCACTCTCAAGTCATAAAATTTATGGCCCTCAGGGGGCAGGGGCGCTCTATGTGCGATCGGGGGTGCCCTTAGAACCGCTCTTGCGTGGCGGTGGGCAGGAACTTGGCCTCAGGGCAGGAACGCAGGCAGTACCGACCCTTGTGGGTTTTGGGGTAGCGGCGGAATGGGCAGCGACTGAACTGGAAACAGAACCCGTGCGCCTTGGCCAACTGCGCGATCGCCTGTGGCAGCAGTTGCAGGATCATCCCCAAGTGGAACGAACGGGGCACCCATGGCAGCGATTGCCTCATCATTTGAGTTTGATTGTGCGCGATCGCCACGGCCAGCCCTTGAATGGCAAAACCTTTGTACGGCAACTCAATCTTGCGGGCATTGGCATTAGTGCCGGATCCGCCTGTCAAAGTGGCCAAACCCAACCGAGTCCCACCCTTTTGGCCATGGGTTACGATCCTGAAACCGCCAAAGCAGGGATTCGCATTACCTTGGGGCGAGAGACCACTGCTGCCGATGTGGATTGGTTAGCCATGGTGCTGCGGCAATATCTCGCCGAGGCGATCGCCCCCCCCTTAGCAGTGTCTATTTCCTAG
- a CDS encoding P-loop NTPase family protein: MVAQLAVSVSEAGLPVTYGIEGVVQVFTCPQRHFFTTVMAQALRVAAQGNGVVILQFLKGGIQTGVEHPIQLGQHLTWWRPALQRCLGQGDAITAQEKAAVRELWQHLQTTVQDGQYRLVVLDEVSVAIQLGVLSEAEVLDFLKNRPRTLDVMLTGPEMPASLLAIADQVTELRRLI, encoded by the coding sequence ATGGTGGCACAACTCGCGGTTTCCGTTTCTGAGGCAGGTTTGCCCGTCACCTATGGCATTGAGGGAGTGGTGCAGGTGTTTACCTGTCCGCAGCGGCACTTCTTCACCACGGTCATGGCTCAGGCCTTACGGGTTGCTGCCCAAGGCAATGGCGTCGTGATTCTCCAGTTTCTCAAGGGGGGCATTCAAACGGGAGTCGAGCATCCAATTCAGTTGGGACAGCATCTCACGTGGTGGCGACCGGCGCTGCAACGCTGTTTAGGCCAAGGAGATGCGATCACTGCCCAAGAAAAGGCAGCAGTACGCGAGTTGTGGCAGCATCTGCAAACTACGGTGCAAGATGGGCAGTATCGCTTGGTGGTTTTAGATGAGGTGAGTGTGGCCATTCAACTGGGGGTGCTGAGTGAAGCCGAGGTACTGGATTTTCTCAAGAATCGCCCCCGCACCCTCGATGTCATGCTGACAGGGCCTGAAATGCCGGCATCGCTGCTGGCGATCGCTGACCAAGTGACTGAATTACGCCGTCTAATTTAG
- a CDS encoding ribonuclease Z, with product MEITFLGTSSGVPTRTRNVSSVALRLPQRKEIWLFDCGEATQHQLLRSDLRTSQIRRIFITHMHGDHIFGLMGLLASCGLAGTVSQIDLYGPPTLDRYIASCLRWSVMRLPYKLQVHTVEPGEVFSDGEFTVTCRLLHHRVPAFGYRVSESDRPGRFHVEKAQALGIPFGPLYGQLKQGKTITLADGRIFDGRDFCDPPQRGRSMVYCTDTVFCESAVELAQQADVLIHEATFSHQEADLAFARLHSTSTMAAQVAAFAQVKLLFLTHFSARYAPGNPVQVEDLLAEAQAIFPNTRLARDFLRYEIPRGEDAPQDNPAIPADKGDGISNRGEEKTVVVAQKTAPAIAINRATRQQMQQKLGIDAATANAILERRRQQKFTCLEELERLYPQVAWETLNVAF from the coding sequence GTGGAAATTACATTTCTAGGCACCAGTTCTGGGGTCCCCACCCGCACACGCAATGTTTCCAGTGTGGCTCTACGGCTGCCCCAGCGCAAGGAAATTTGGCTTTTTGACTGCGGTGAAGCCACCCAGCATCAATTGTTGCGCAGCGACCTGCGAACCAGTCAGATCCGCCGCATTTTCATTACCCACATGCACGGCGATCACATCTTTGGCCTGATGGGCTTGCTGGCCAGTTGTGGCCTCGCAGGAACCGTGAGTCAAATTGATCTCTATGGCCCGCCGACCTTGGATCGCTACATTGCCAGTTGCTTGCGCTGGTCGGTGATGCGGCTTCCCTACAAGTTGCAGGTGCATACGGTGGAGCCGGGGGAAGTCTTTAGCGATGGCGAGTTTACCGTCACCTGTCGGCTGCTGCATCATCGCGTTCCCGCCTTTGGCTACCGCGTCAGCGAGAGCGATCGCCCCGGTCGCTTTCATGTGGAAAAAGCCCAAGCCTTGGGAATTCCCTTTGGTCCGCTGTATGGTCAACTCAAGCAGGGCAAAACGATCACCCTCGCCGATGGCCGCATCTTTGATGGCCGCGACTTCTGTGATCCACCGCAGCGGGGACGCAGCATGGTCTATTGCACCGATACGGTCTTTTGTGAAAGCGCGGTTGAATTGGCTCAGCAGGCGGATGTCCTCATTCATGAGGCGACATTTTCCCATCAGGAGGCTGATCTCGCTTTTGCACGGCTGCATTCTACGTCCACGATGGCGGCTCAGGTGGCGGCCTTTGCCCAAGTGAAATTGCTCTTCCTCACCCACTTTAGTGCCCGCTATGCCCCCGGCAATCCAGTGCAGGTGGAGGATCTGCTGGCGGAAGCCCAAGCCATTTTCCCCAATACTCGCTTGGCGCGGGATTTTCTCCGCTACGAGATACCCCGTGGTGAGGACGCGCCCCAAGACAATCCAGCCATCCCAGCAGACAAAGGGGATGGAATCAGCAATCGAGGTGAGGAGAAAACGGTTGTTGTGGCTCAAAAAACTGCGCCAGCGATCGCCATCAACCGTGCCACTCGCCAACAAATGCAGCAGAAACTTGGAATTGACGCTGCTACAGCCAATGCGATTTTGGAGCGGCGGCGACAGCAAAAGTTTACCTGCCTAGAGGAACTCGAACGCCTGTATCCCCAGGTGGCATGGGAAACTCTCAACGTGGCGTTCTAA
- a CDS encoding alpha/beta fold hydrolase: MIEGPWIHKFIVSNGIRLHYVTQGEGELVLLLHGFPEFWYSWRHQIPVLAEKHKVVALDLRGYNLSDKPQDTASYVLDELILDIVGVIDGLGYRRCHLVGHDWGGMVAWGVAYAVPERIQTLSVLACPHPAKFQQLSFEQWLRSSYMLLFQLPWLPEILLEWGGYGAIAQIFRWAAVNQQAIRPADLALYQDAAAHRGALSGMLNYYRAGLQSLWSREWGVLHVPTLMLWGRQDPTLGIELTYGTEAFVRELKIQYLDYCGHFVQQEQPDLVNEYLLEWLETVSAPLN; encoded by the coding sequence ATGATTGAAGGCCCGTGGATCCATAAGTTTATTGTCTCCAATGGTATCCGTCTCCACTATGTCACCCAAGGAGAAGGGGAGTTGGTGCTGCTGCTCCACGGCTTTCCCGAGTTTTGGTACTCTTGGCGACATCAAATTCCTGTCTTGGCGGAAAAGCACAAAGTCGTCGCCCTAGATTTGCGCGGCTACAATCTCAGCGATAAACCCCAAGATACCGCGAGCTATGTTCTTGATGAGTTAATTCTTGACATTGTCGGTGTGATTGACGGCCTTGGCTATCGGCGCTGTCACTTGGTAGGGCATGACTGGGGGGGAATGGTGGCCTGGGGGGTCGCCTATGCCGTACCTGAGCGGATTCAAACCCTGAGTGTGTTAGCCTGTCCCCATCCTGCCAAGTTTCAACAGTTGAGTTTTGAGCAATGGTTGCGCAGTAGCTACATGCTGCTGTTTCAACTGCCGTGGCTACCAGAGATACTTTTGGAGTGGGGGGGCTATGGGGCGATCGCCCAAATTTTTCGCTGGGCCGCAGTGAACCAGCAGGCCATTCGACCGGCCGACTTGGCGCTCTATCAAGATGCCGCCGCCCACCGGGGTGCCCTCTCGGGAATGCTCAATTACTACCGTGCGGGGCTACAAAGTCTCTGGAGTCGCGAGTGGGGTGTACTCCACGTACCGACATTGATGCTCTGGGGGCGACAAGACCCCACCTTGGGCATTGAACTCACCTATGGCACGGAAGCCTTCGTCAGGGAACTGAAAATTCAATACTTGGACTACTGTGGTCACTTTGTGCAGCAGGAGCAACCTGATCTAGTGAATGAGTATTTGCTGGAGTGGCTAGAGACGGTTTCCGCGCCCCTAAATTAG
- a CDS encoding PP2C family protein-serine/threonine phosphatase, whose translation MNPPAPNLICPECGTANPIPQVECCHCQVPLLKRYLWAIGSGLDCYSVGELLSDRYLVQGKHLLLDLLPGEPAPSVDNTSQLYRPYLRLFPKRPHVPELFGALSLPEGELLLLEHAPVSCIDIADAKVVPGLTHAAPLTAIWGKANLVRRLNWLWQIISLWPALVAENVALTLLNPQLLRAEGCLVRLLQLQAGNNPTLADLGKFWQTHFSFADQGENFQQAFTILCQHMQDPQETSPESIRDTLETLFQQALEHLGYEYHYDIASRSDQGPSRTRNEDKCFPERDLTSQSQVLALVCDGVGGHEGGDVASGLAVHILEETLRPLKLLEMSPATVEQAIQTAIRRTNDAINQRNDTEQRHERQRMGTTVVGALIEHAHLYLAHIGDSRAYWINRWGCYQLTLDDDVASRDVRLGMSTYHQALELPYGGSLVQALGMAPSHHLHPTVERFLLDEEGILLLCSDGLSDFNRVETYWPQYLLPVLQGQLTLTAAAEQLIDLANRLNGHDNVTVVLIHCRVKNALGVIDVDYSDIVCQGELPEVTDITMSYVPPPQPSELDVTVSQIAEPPQPQPQPPKVQRSQAWLLLLIGVGITTAALGCLAVLTSMNRSPGGIESSPSPLMTPNNAQ comes from the coding sequence ATGAATCCACCTGCGCCTAATCTCATTTGCCCGGAGTGTGGCACTGCAAATCCCATTCCCCAAGTTGAGTGTTGCCACTGTCAGGTGCCACTCCTGAAACGCTACTTGTGGGCGATCGGTTCGGGCTTGGATTGCTACAGTGTGGGTGAGCTGCTGAGCGATCGCTATCTGGTGCAAGGCAAACATCTGCTTTTGGATCTACTACCGGGAGAACCCGCCCCCAGTGTGGACAACACCTCTCAGCTCTACCGTCCCTATCTGCGCCTATTTCCCAAGCGTCCCCATGTCCCGGAATTATTTGGCGCCCTTTCCCTCCCTGAAGGCGAACTGTTGCTCCTTGAGCATGCCCCCGTCAGTTGCATTGACATTGCCGATGCTAAAGTTGTCCCCGGTCTGACCCATGCCGCTCCCCTCACCGCCATCTGGGGGAAAGCTAATTTAGTACGTCGCCTCAACTGGTTATGGCAAATCATCTCCCTTTGGCCAGCGTTGGTGGCAGAAAATGTGGCCCTCACACTGCTCAATCCCCAACTTTTGCGAGCCGAGGGATGCCTTGTGCGGCTTCTGCAACTGCAAGCGGGCAATAATCCCACCTTGGCTGACCTTGGCAAATTTTGGCAAACCCATTTCAGCTTTGCTGATCAAGGGGAAAATTTTCAGCAGGCCTTCACGATCCTGTGTCAACACATGCAGGATCCTCAGGAAACTAGCCCTGAATCTATTCGTGACACCCTAGAGACACTGTTTCAACAGGCCCTTGAACACCTTGGTTATGAATACCACTACGACATTGCTAGCCGCTCCGACCAAGGGCCTAGTCGTACTCGTAACGAGGACAAGTGCTTTCCAGAGCGCGATCTCACCAGCCAATCACAGGTGCTCGCCCTAGTGTGTGATGGCGTCGGGGGTCATGAAGGGGGCGATGTCGCTTCGGGTTTGGCCGTTCACATTCTTGAGGAAACGCTAAGGCCCCTCAAGCTGTTGGAGATGTCCCCTGCGACGGTTGAGCAGGCGATTCAAACCGCCATTCGCCGCACCAATGATGCGATCAATCAACGCAATGATACGGAGCAGCGCCACGAACGCCAGCGCATGGGAACCACGGTTGTCGGTGCCCTGATTGAACACGCCCATCTTTACCTTGCCCACATTGGCGATAGCCGTGCCTACTGGATCAACCGCTGGGGCTGCTACCAACTTACCCTTGATGACGATGTGGCCAGCCGTGATGTGCGCTTGGGGATGAGTACCTACCATCAAGCCCTCGAACTTCCCTATGGTGGTTCCCTAGTCCAAGCGTTGGGTATGGCACCCTCCCACCATCTGCACCCCACCGTTGAACGCTTTTTGCTGGATGAAGAGGGAATTCTTTTGTTGTGTTCCGATGGTCTCAGTGACTTTAATCGTGTCGAAACCTACTGGCCACAGTACCTCCTGCCTGTGCTCCAAGGTCAGCTTACCCTCACTGCTGCGGCTGAACAACTCATTGATCTTGCCAATCGCCTCAACGGCCATGACAATGTGACGGTGGTGCTCATTCACTGTCGGGTGAAGAACGCCTTGGGTGTTATTGATGTGGACTACAGCGACATTGTCTGTCAAGGGGAGTTGCCAGAGGTGACAGACATCACGATGAGTTACGTTCCCCCACCGCAGCCATCAGAACTTGACGTGACAGTTTCCCAAATTGCTGAACCGCCGCAACCGCAACCGCAACCACCTAAAGTTCAGCGCTCCCAAGCGTGGCTGCTGCTACTCATTGGTGTGGGTATTACCACTGCTGCTCTTGGTTGTTTGGCTGTTTTGACATCTATGAACCGCTCTCCCGGTGGGATAGAGTCATCCCCTTCACCTTTGATGACCCCCAACAATGCCCAGTAA
- a CDS encoding carbon-nitrogen hydrolase family protein, translated as MKSYLAAAVQMTSQPNLEANLAQAEELIELAVRRGAELIGLPENFSFLGDDREKVAQAATIAERTEAFLKRMARRFQITLVGGGYPVPATEGKVYNTAVLIGPSGEELSRYQKVHLFDVDLPDGNIYHESGTVLAGRQLPSVYPSKELGNIGLSVCYDVRFPELYRALSQAGATVLFVPAAFTAFTGKDHWQVLLQARAIENTCYVIAPAQTGIHYARRQTHGHALIVDPWGTILADAGDRPGLAIAAIEPSRLEQVRQQMPCLQHRVFF; from the coding sequence ATGAAATCCTATCTCGCTGCCGCAGTGCAAATGACGAGCCAACCGAATCTTGAAGCGAATCTGGCTCAGGCAGAAGAATTGATTGAATTGGCGGTGAGACGGGGAGCAGAACTCATCGGGTTGCCAGAAAACTTTTCCTTTCTTGGGGATGATCGCGAGAAAGTCGCCCAAGCGGCAACGATCGCTGAGCGGACTGAGGCTTTTTTGAAACGTATGGCGCGGCGATTTCAGATTACCTTGGTGGGGGGTGGCTATCCGGTACCGGCAACTGAAGGCAAAGTCTATAACACAGCAGTACTCATTGGCCCTTCTGGCGAAGAATTAAGCCGTTACCAAAAGGTGCATTTATTTGATGTTGATTTGCCCGATGGCAATATTTACCACGAATCAGGCACAGTGCTCGCGGGACGGCAATTGCCCTCTGTCTATCCCAGCAAGGAATTGGGGAATATTGGCTTGTCCGTGTGCTATGATGTCCGCTTTCCGGAACTTTACCGCGCGCTCTCCCAAGCGGGGGCAACGGTGCTGTTTGTGCCGGCGGCCTTTACCGCCTTCACGGGTAAGGATCACTGGCAAGTTCTACTGCAAGCTCGGGCGATCGAAAATACCTGTTATGTCATTGCGCCAGCTCAAACGGGGATTCACTATGCGCGGCGGCAAACCCACGGCCATGCGTTGATTGTTGATCCTTGGGGAACCATCCTCGCAGATGCGGGCGATCGCCCCGGATTAGCCATTGCAGCGATTGAACCCAGCCGCCTTGAGCAAGTACGCCAACAAATGCCCTGCCTGCAACACCGTGTCTTTTTCTAG
- the queA gene encoding tRNA preQ1(34) S-adenosylmethionine ribosyltransferase-isomerase QueA yields the protein MPSPADFSLDAYDYHLPPERIAQHPVSPRDHSRLMVVARETATDHYFYELPQLLQAGDLLVLNDTRVIPARLIGQKVGGSGRSVEVFLLEELSDRQWLALVKPGRKLRPGAVIQIGTLQATVQAIDEETRGRVIEFDLPPGDRLWSYLDQLGEVPLPPYIDNPIDDTEQYQTVYARRPGAVAAPTAGLHFTPELLSKLAYCGIDHCFLTLHVGIGTFRPVEASDIRHHHLHEEWIEVPAATVERIQAAKAAGGRIIAVGTTVIRSLETAAQSGTLQPFCGKSDLYIYPGYQPKIVEGFITNFHLPRSSLMMLVSAFIGRERLLELYQQAIHRQYRFYSFGDAMLILPSACHNTV from the coding sequence ATGCCTAGCCCTGCTGATTTTTCCCTCGACGCCTACGACTATCACCTGCCCCCTGAGCGGATTGCCCAACATCCCGTTTCTCCGCGGGATCATTCGCGCCTGATGGTGGTGGCACGGGAGACTGCTACAGATCACTACTTCTATGAGCTACCGCAACTGCTGCAAGCGGGGGATTTACTGGTACTCAATGATACACGGGTGATTCCGGCGCGGCTGATCGGTCAAAAAGTCGGCGGCTCTGGCCGCAGCGTTGAGGTGTTTCTCCTCGAAGAATTGAGCGATCGCCAGTGGTTGGCTCTAGTCAAGCCCGGTCGCAAATTGCGCCCTGGGGCGGTGATTCAAATCGGCACGCTGCAAGCAACGGTACAGGCCATTGATGAGGAGACTCGAGGCCGCGTGATTGAATTCGACCTGCCGCCGGGCGATCGCCTGTGGTCATACCTTGATCAACTGGGAGAAGTGCCCCTCCCTCCCTACATTGACAACCCCATTGACGATACTGAGCAATACCAAACCGTCTATGCCCGCCGTCCCGGTGCCGTGGCTGCGCCAACCGCTGGCTTGCACTTTACTCCTGAACTCCTGAGTAAGTTGGCCTATTGCGGCATTGATCACTGTTTTCTAACGCTCCATGTAGGCATTGGCACCTTTCGTCCTGTGGAGGCCAGCGATATTCGCCATCACCATCTTCATGAAGAATGGATTGAAGTCCCCGCTGCCACGGTCGAGCGGATTCAGGCCGCCAAAGCTGCCGGAGGACGGATCATTGCCGTTGGCACCACCGTGATTCGCTCCCTAGAGACCGCCGCCCAATCAGGCACCCTTCAGCCCTTTTGTGGCAAGAGTGATCTCTATATCTATCCGGGGTATCAGCCCAAGATTGTCGAGGGCTTCATTACCAACTTTCATCTGCCCCGCTCTAGCTTGATGATGCTTGTCAGTGCCTTTATTGGTCGCGAACGGCTACTTGAGCTGTACCAACAGGCTATCCATCGCCAGTACCGCTTCTATTCCTTTGGCGATGCCATGCTAATTTTACCCAGTGCTTGCCACAATACCGTTTGA
- a CDS encoding DUF3386 domain-containing protein, whose translation MPATQTLDAEALFRAAYENRYTWDENFPGFTAKVTLIDGDRTYQGQVKVSRDYSVEVSGIADEQVRESLYNQLRDVIVHRKRNSFEAAHGKNTFRAGETDASGAVEILVSGDAMGSNYKVRDNQIVYVSRVMGRVAFAITHREALDTGAGYISTNYGAVFRNPQTNEVLRQMEFEDTYVPVGNYYLMSRQVVRTHENGQTSTVEIRFDDLQLLDD comes from the coding sequence ATGCCCGCGACACAGACTCTTGATGCTGAGGCGCTCTTTCGCGCCGCCTACGAAAATCGTTACACATGGGATGAGAATTTTCCCGGTTTTACGGCCAAAGTCACACTCATTGATGGCGATCGCACCTACCAAGGGCAAGTGAAAGTCAGCCGCGACTACAGCGTTGAAGTCAGTGGCATTGCAGACGAGCAGGTGCGCGAATCCCTCTACAACCAACTGCGCGATGTAATTGTCCACCGCAAGCGCAACAGTTTTGAAGCGGCTCACGGCAAAAACACCTTCCGAGCGGGGGAAACCGACGCCAGTGGTGCGGTGGAAATCCTCGTCAGCGGCGACGCTATGGGGTCGAACTACAAGGTGCGGGATAATCAAATTGTCTATGTCAGTCGGGTCATGGGGCGGGTCGCCTTTGCCATTACCCACCGGGAAGCCCTCGATACGGGCGCAGGCTACATTTCCACCAACTATGGGGCGGTCTTCCGCAATCCGCAAACCAACGAAGTGCTACGACAAATGGAATTTGAGGATACCTATGTGCCCGTGGGCAATTACTACCTGATGAGCCGGCAGGTGGTGCGCACCCATGAAAATGGCCAAACCAGTACCGTGGAAATCCGTTTTGATGACCTGCAACTCCTAGACGACTAA